The sequence GCTTTGCTTCTGGTCTTGACTTCATAACTAGAGAGAATTAACCACAGTATGGGAGGGTAAAATTAAATGTCTCCTCGGGAACCTGAACACAACAGTCAAGTGAAGAAAGCTTGTTTCTAAAACCTTTATGAACTTCTCTCACACCTTAGCCATCTCTTAACCCTTGCTGACCACTACCTTCAAAGCTCTTCTAGTCCTAGCCTTTCCTCCATTCCCTAAATCAAGCCCCtcaacctgggctgcccaatacagTGGCTACTGTCATATTGATTATTTGAATTACATATTGATTATTTGAATTTACATATtgattatttgaatttatttaaatttacaaaattgtGTATGAGCAATTATCTGTATTTTCATCAGATTCTAAAGATGTGTATGATTCAAGAAGTTAAAgctatttaggggatccctgggtggcgcagcagtttagcgcctgcctttggcccagggcacgatcctggagacccgggatcgaatcccacgtcgggctcccggtgcatggagcctgcttctccctctgcctgtctctgcctcttctacaAAATTGTGTATGAGCAATTATCTGTATTTTCATCAGATTCTAAAGATGTGTATGATTCAAGAAGTTAAAgctatttaggggatccctgggtggcgcagcagtttagcgcctgcctttggcccagggcacgatcctggagacccgggatcgaatcccacgtcgggctcccggtgcatggagcctgcttctccctctgcctgtctctgcctctctctctctctctgtgactatcataaataagtaaaatttaaaaaaaaaaaaaaaaagagtaaacccAGTTAATAGTGTTGTGTCTGTTTTCAGGGACAAAAATTCCCAGGTCATTCTTGGAGCTCACTCAATCACCAAGAAGGAGTCGGAAAAACAGATAATGTTTGTTAAGAAAGAGTTTCCCTATCCGTGCTTTGACCCGGACACACATGAGGGGGATCTGAAACTTTTACAGGTATGTACCTTTAAATGACTTCAAAGTCACAGAACCTCCTCTGGCCTCCAAGAtggaaattctttctttcctctgtgccCTCTACCTAAAGACCATAGCTACATAATGGAGTCCGCCAAAGGTTGGGCTAGAATTTAAGTGgaaatatgaacatttaaatGCTCTCATTTTGTTAAGTCTTCATGATTGTCTTCTAACAgctgaagaaaaaagcaaaagttaataaaaaagtGAGTATCCTCCGGCTCCCCAAGAGGGAGGATGATGTGAAACCGGGAACCATGTGTCGAGTCGCAGGCTGGGGAAGAATTCACAATAACTCCCCTCAGTCTGACACTCTGAGAGAAGTCAATATCACCGTCATAAACAGAAGAATCTGCAATGATGAAAAGCACTATAATTATAATCCTGTGATTGGACTGAATATGATCTGTGCCGGCAGCCTCAATGGTGGAAAAGACTCGTGCAACGTAAGTGAAATAAGATCCCATGTTGTAGCTGTTGGAGTAAGTCAGGCAGATAAAGAACACGTCACATCATGCTTTGTCTTGTTACGGCGTTGGCTTCCACAAGGTCCTAGtgctttttttaatggaaattttataaaaCGCCAAATAAATTAATGTTCTCAGCTCAAATAAGTTGCTCATCAGAAACGAGTTCATTACAGATGCATGGGTTGACCTACTACATCTTGATgttacataaacacacacacacagacactgaaAAGCAGTTGTTTTCTCGTTTTTCATACAAAAGTATACAGATCTCAGTTTGGAAATATGTACCATCCAGGAGAGCTGAAGTCAGGGTTCCTCTAGGGCGTTCAGTGCTGTTTCCCCCACCTCAACACTCCCCTCAAAATTCACCTGCCATGTAACCAAGCAAGTCTGAAATGCCTGTCCTTTCCAAGCCTGACTACGGATCTCTGGCCAGATTCTACAGCTCCCTAGAGCCAAGCTCAGTCCCCAGGAAACAACTTCCAAATGTGACCCATGCAGAGACTGTGCAAGCGTCCGTCCCAGAGTTCCCTGAGAAGCACCAGGCCAGGGCCCTGCTTAAAGATTGAAGTAGCAGAGACACCTTACAAAATTTTAAGCCAAGTTTATCATTTCTCACCTTTCCCAAAGACCCTGTAAGGGCCTCCTCTGAAGAGGAGTTGCAATGTAGGTTGTCTGGGAGTTTGAGTCAGAGACTGAGAGATCCAGGGAGCTCTGTTCTTCCCAGAAGCTTGTCCAAACACCTGCAGAATCTGAatggcttgatttcaggaccaaGGCTAGGCAAATCCCAGGAAGAGATAACATTCGTCCTCTATACCTTTccactttctctcctttgctctccctcctccttcctcccctctcctcatcCATCACGCTGGCAATGCAGGAACCCAGAACTTCCATGCCCTTGGAACCACAGGAAACATCCTGAGGCCAAAGCAGCATCCCAGTATGCCTGTCCCTCTCCACAGCCACCCTCTAGGGTCAAAGCTTAGTGATCATTCTTCCATTCTCTTAGTGCCCAAGACCCCCTTAGAATTGGCCGTGGATGAAATAAACCTAAAGGACTCATTATGAAAATTTCATGCCCTGTGTGACGTATATCTGTCCGGGAGGGGTCCCAGGCTCTCACATATTTCCTTAGTTCATACACTCATCGGCCAATTTTTGCCTGAAAAGGAGGGATTGCTGATGCCTTCATATGACTGGGAAGGAGTTGGGCCCTCAGAACCTGGCATTCGCAGAGCTCTATGTATGTGCCTCAGTGGTCATCTGTCTAGCACCCATGATCTTCCCTAAAGCCAGAGCAGTGAAATGTCCACTTTGGACTCTAGAtctcaaatacatttaaatatgctGATTCTAGAGTTCCATGCAGGGTCACACAGTAGATGGCACAGTCAGGACATAAAGCAGTGACTCACAGCTAACTGAAGCCTCTCTGCTGGAGGAGCCCATTAGCTCTGAAGTATAATCACTGGTTTCCAGGAGCTCTCATCTAGTGTCAGATGCTCCAAAGGGATTTAGGGGagcaatttctgtttctttgacaGGATGAAGGGAAAAGTTGCTTTGGTTTTGTTCCTTTGGGAAAACAGTTAATGTGCTAGAGAAACTAGAAAACATGGTGCTTACTCTTTGCTTCAACATCCCATCTGCATTAGACCATTTACCCCTTGAGTTATtaagcattttaagaaaataacaaataggAGGGCTTCCTTTCTAAAGCAGAATCAGTCTCAAAATTATCGGATAACATAAGCAACAAtacaagttttattttacattcactGGTTCATAAATTAAGTATGCcaattttaacatattaaaatatttccaaatattttgggcTCTTCAGCACTAATTTTCATTTAAGTCAAGGTTGATCTTAACTCCACATTGAATGTTGCAcgttaaatagaattttttccgTTTACCAGTGATCATGTTCCGTGCTGATCCCCACTACCTCTCTTGTTTTCTTCCAGGGAGATTCTGGAAGCCCTTTGATATGTGAGGGTATTTTTAGAGGCGTTACTGCTTTTGGCCTTCCAGGGAAATGCGGAGACCCTCGAGGACCCGGCATCTATACTTTTCTGTCACAGAAGTATCTCAGCTGGATAAATAAGACTATGAAGGGGGTAGTTTAGAtaattgtatttcatttcatCTGCTGTCACTTCTTTTTTCACTGTttgcttcaaatttttatttacattccagttagttaacatgtagtataGTATCGGTTTCGagagtagaattttgtgattcatcatttacaggATGGGCACCTGCTGTGATTTCTTACTCTtagcataaataaaatcaatttatgtAATTGGACCCATTTCTCCTTTAACTTTAGTGGGCAGAAGATCTGCACTGGCAAAGTGAAGCAGAGTGATATGACAACCTTATGGATATTGCAAGGGAGAGATGAGGGAACCAATGTCAACAGTGTCGTCCATGTGTCAATCGGCATACGTACTTTGCTTGAATAACTCATTGTCCCAATGAGCAGGAGTGACGATAAGGTCATATCTGTCTAGTAATAAATACAGTGATGGGCTCAGCAATTCTGCAGGAAACAGGAACAGCCATTCTGGAGCATTTGGGTTAAAAGGAAATGAGTTTGCACTTCTAAGGCCATTACACCACATCCACATGTGCTGTCtatatatccatttatctgtAAGAACTTGAATCTAAGAAAGAACTAGGGGAGGAAATATCTTATAGTGTTTTCCAAAGGCAAGTGagaagtagaaattttttttttttttttttgagaagtagaaattaaaattctaggggcatctgggtggctcagtgtttgagtatctgccttcagctcaggtcgtgatcccagggtcctgggatcgaatcctccatcaggctccccatgggagagcctgcttctccttctgcctatgtctctgcctttctctctgtgtctctcatgaataagtaaataaataatctttaaaaaaagaaattaaaattctaggAGACAGAAATGATGCACTTGGCCCAGACAAGAAAAGTATACAGCAGAAAGTCAGTCTCCTATCTCATTAGTTTGCATATAAGCCTTTGATTATCTAGGTGATATCTTGGTTCTCCTCATCCCTGATCCTGGGTTGGGTCCAGCGAACACAATGTTTACAGTGGCTGGCATCACATACTAGGGAGTAAGTGCTCAAGGTTTCcttgaaaaatctgaaaaccCCCTATGTTGTTATTCAGCACATTGAACTCAGTGGGTAGTCATCAGTCCAGCAGCTACTTCAAAATGTGATTATGTGAATGGATTCCTTCCATTTCCATCAGTTccaagtatacacacacacacacacacacacacacacagtacactCAAACCAAGACACAAATCAGCTCCAAGAGACAGCCTCTTAAAGAAGGGAGCATAGTTCAATTACAAATGCTCAGGCCccacttctagaaatttttatttaattgtattcaGTGAAACCCAGGACATCGTATTCTTTATATAATCTCCCCAATGATTCCAATACGCACCTGAGGATGGGAATCCCTACACTAAAAAGTGAGGTCTGGTGCTAATATCTAACACTAGAGGCTCTAAGAAGGTCATTAGGATGATACTACTGTGCATACCTGCTATAATCCCTATTTTGTATTGTGAAGTGCTATAATCCCTAATAGTACTTAGCAATAGGAGGATGGGATATCCCCTACTGGCAACATTACAGATTTTGAAGTCCACTTAAAAAGCAGGAGCATGGAAACTTCACTTGTTGCTGATGGAAGTGTAAACTGATACTTCTTAGGAAAGCTGGCAATGACTACTTAAAACTCAATGGACATATATTCATTCACCTAGCGATCCCATGCCTGGGTATATGCCCAACAGAAATGAGTGCTTTTGTCCACCAAAGATTGTTTAAGAATGTGCATTgcaactttatctttttttgaaaaatagatttattttttttagaaagagcatGAGAGGAGGGTGAGGTattaagggagagggagagagagaatcccaagcagactccccactaagtgcagagcctgacatgaggcttgatttcattcccctgagatcatgacctgagccaaaaatcaagagttagatccTTAACCAACGgagacacccaggcactccacaaCTTTATTCTTAAAACTCAAACCTGAAAGTAGCTCAAATATTTACCCACAACAAAATGGATAAGCAGTTGtacatttatacaatggaatactacacagcaaagaaaaaaccTACAGCTACATGTAACAACATGAATTAATATCACAAACTTAATAgtagtgaaagaagtcagacaaaaagAATGTATAATGTATGGCTCCATTTATCTGCAGGTCAGCATAagacaaaactaatctatagtgatagCGGTCACAATAATGGAGAGGTGCTGACTGAGGGTGGGTATATGGAAGTCCTTAGGGAACAAGAAATGTTCATATCTTGATATGAATAGTACATTAATATCAAATTGGTGGTATAGACTGATGCCAAGAGTTCAAACCCAAGTAACATCATCTCAAAACACTTTCTGGAGAAGTTAAGACTTAGATGAGCAAAGATAAGGAAGAGGATAGTAGAATTCCAGACCAGAAGAAAAGCTCCAACAAAGACacaaggcaggaaatcacaaGACTTATCCCAGGATCAACACAGGAGATGAGTGTGAGTgaagattaacatttaaaaaatagaacagagatgcctgggtggctcagtcagttgagagcctgactcttgatctcagctcaggtcttgatctcagagttgtgagttcaaatccccatattggactccatgctgggtatggagcctacttaaaaagagaaCACAGTGGCCTGACTGAGCCTTAAAAAAGCTTAgtaacattatatggtctcattcatttggggaatatagataatagtgaaagggaatagagggaaagggagaagaaatgggtaggaaatatcaaaaagggagacagaacatggaagactcctaactctgggaaacgaactaggggtggtggaaggggtggtggaaggggaggagggtggggggtgggggtgactgggtggcaggcactgaggggggcacttgacgggatgagcactgggtgttattctgtatgttggcaaattgaacaccaataaaaaataaatttattatttaaaaaaagcttagTAATTATCAAATCCAAATTCCTATTCTTGTAAATGTTAAGATATACCCGAGGTCACTTACTTTATGGCAGAGCCAAGATAAGCGCAGATTCCCTAACTTCGAATTCTGGGCTCAGAACCCTAAGGTTGAGGTAAAGGGTTTAGGTAATAGGGAGTCACTGAGAGTTTCTGAACAGGTAGCTGAGAAGATCACCATCATGCTTTTAGAAATGTAACCTAACAGTGGAATGGAGACCCATGAAGAATAAAGACAAGAAAACCAGTTAGAAGGAATTACAACTGAGTGGTCATTAGGTATTCAGGACATGACTAGGatgaaacaaaagagaacaaagaataaCCAAAGTAAGCATGGAGCAAAATAATTAGGAAGCTCCCAGAATGATGGGATGACCAGGATAAGGATGAGACCATGAAGAGGGACAAAGGAATCCTACAGAGGATCTCATTTTGAGAGGAAATAATGTGCATGCTTAACATACTGTCTAGCTTATAGTAGGATTTTGGTCAATATTTTTCAAGTGAAtaagttatgtttttaatatattttgtttgagCTAAAGACAGGAAATATCTTAGAAAGGAAATATCCAGAGGCATTTCTATGAGGCTGGAGCTTGGGAGAAAAgtcaagtgggaaaaaaatgtttggaaatctCTGCTATAGATATTTTGACTATTGCAGTGGAAATGCATCCCTAATAAGGAAGagatagagatttaaaaaaatgaaaaaggaggaagaaaagatgagaatgaGAGAGGGGAAAATAGAGAAGAGGCAAAGACAACATCTGGGAAATGCAACTGGAGGAACAGAGCAAATAAAGTAACCTGAGAGAGAAGGTCAGGAGAACAGACATTCACCTCAGGAAAAGCACTTCatcttatttgatcctcacaacaacctcatGGAGAAGACAAGGCCACTGTCGTTATTCTCACTTCGAAGTGAAGAAACCAGAGCTCATAGGAGGGCTGAGCGACAGCAGTTCCATACATAGGCTGTACCATCAGCTGCAGCAGAAAACACTCGGGTCTGATCTGGACTCAAAGCCAGGTGCAACACTCTGCCTCTGTGGCCTGTGGGAAGAAGATAAGACAGTTCATGTCCTATATTATAAGGTCTGTTGCTGAGGTGGCAGCCACATACGCCATCCCAGGATGAAGGCTTCTCTGAAACCTGCCATGTTTGGCAGCTGGCGCTCCCACTGTGCCTTTGCTGTGGCTGACTATGAGCAGCATCAGAATGTGGCTGAGATTTTGCTTCACTGGGTTTCCCTTTCAGAGCTCTTCCCCCTTATCTTAGTTTCCTAGGGTTCCCATAACAAATTCCCACAAACTGCTTGagacaagagaaatttattttctcatagttctggtgACCAGAAGTTCAGAATCAAGGAGTCAGCAGAGCtggctccctctggaggctctgggagacATTCCAATCTTTGCCTCCTACCTTTGAtttgtggccacatcactctGTTCTCTGCATCTGTGGTAATgtggcctctctgtgtgtctatctctTCTAAGGACACTTGTCGTCAGATTTACggcccatctggataatccaggatgatctcatctcacaAACCTTGGCTTGATTACATCAGCAAAGACCCCTTTGCCAAATAAGGTCACAATTGCAGCTTCCAGGGATTTGACAAGGATATTGTTGGGGGAGCATTTCTAGCCCACCACACAGCTCATGCCCCAGGCCCTTATCAGTTCTATCTTCTCTAGTCCACCAACAGTCAGGAATTGCTACTGGTGTGCTCCTGCCACCCATCCCATCCTTTTTCTTATCCTCTCCAAAAGTCATCCCCTTGGGACCCAGGTTTTAAGGAGCTAGTCAAATAAATTGAGGCAACCCAGTAGGAAAGGATCCAAAAAGCACTCCCCCAAAGTATACACAAGTCTTAATTATGTCATTCTGGAGACGATACCGCTTTTGTTATTATCTAACTGATCATCTCCCAAAGAGCACTCTATGGAACAGTAGTTCTATATAAGGTTAATAggtattaaaaatgagaaaagtttttaatgttCACATTAGTTTGGGAGctccaggtaaaaaaaaaaaaaacagaattccttATTTCAAGACTGCTTTATTGAGGAGAAGAGACTATAATAGACAGCATTTCTGCAACTTATTTGCCCAGAGTCCTTCTGATGTGAACATCTCAAGTGACTCATGTTCCTTGGAAAATGCTTGGCAAAATCTATCCTAACCCAACTCTGTTAATAAATTAAACGTTCAGCACAAAGCAGACATAACTGACTCCATGAAAGAAGGCTGGGGCCAGGAGgatagggagaaggaaagagatggaataaGTTTTTGATGGAAAAGGTATTTGGGGGCACAGATAAAATCTAGCTAGGTGGATGGTCATCTCATAGAACCAGTACAACTTACAACTCAAATGAGATCTAGAATTTCAGAAATAATCTTGTGCTCTGACACAGATTCTCAACAGAAAGGAGTGCACATGTGTATTCCACTCCTGAGGGAGACATATCTTAAACACTTGGGATTTTTTCCAACTGCACACATCACCCCTAATGCTCTCCTTCACACTCAcgcatgtacacatgcacacgcacacatacacatcccCCAAAGAGACATGGGATTGGCCATGGGTGTGtcagtacattaaaaaatgtagattCATAGATACAAAGTAGCtcccttattttatagataaaaaaagaaaattcaggaataTCAATTGCCTTGTCCCAGGTCACAGAACtaatggcagagccagaactACAATCAAATACAGTGGTCTAACCATTTAGCCCATTCTCCAAACCCAGAGCAAAGAATCTCTATTCTATGGAAAACCACTgtcccttatttattttacaca comes from Canis lupus familiaris isolate Mischka breed German Shepherd chromosome 2, alternate assembly UU_Cfam_GSD_1.0, whole genome shotgun sequence and encodes:
- the GZMA gene encoding granzyme A — encoded protein: MPIDVGTAATMRNSCTFPASSFSIAIFLLLVPGDFCVEIIGGNQVSPHSRPYMVLLKGKKICAGALIAEDWVLTAAHCVLDKNSQVILGAHSITKKESEKQIMFVKKEFPYPCFDPDTHEGDLKLLQLKKKAKVNKKVSILRLPKREDDVKPGTMCRVAGWGRIHNNSPQSDTLREVNITVINRRICNDEKHYNYNPVIGLNMICAGSLNGGKDSCNGDSGSPLICEGIFRGVTAFGLPGKCGDPRGPGIYTFLSQKYLSWINKTMKGVV